The DNA segment TAGGAAATGCCTTTCAATGCTTTCGAAAATATACTAAAATGATTTACAGATTTGCAGCAGACAGACATTAGAACCAgattaacacaattttttataattttcaaattaggaACATTTTAacaaacgcacatacatatatttacttgtgGTGTGTTTAACACCACCacaggaagaagaagaaatgcaaAAACGAAAACAGTGAAGAATTTTTATGGAATCAGTAATGCAAAAGATtgctaaatacaaataattcatATTTGGTGGAAGTAAACATAAATGGATCTACAAGCAGCTACAGGTATTAGATCTCACCTTAAATTGACGAAGACAGAAAGATTTAAATCTGCAATTAACTTGCCCTACGTTGTTCTTTTATTTAGGAACATCAAATATGGAAGGTGCGGTGGGTGACCAAACTACTGAAATCACTgctataaatattaatgaaaatgctgAAGCTATGCCACCAAGTGAAGGCCGAAATGGTGGGGCTTCCCTAGAATCGACGCCAAAACCGCATGCAAATAGTAGTGTTGAAACAGATGCAACAGAAACAGTAAACGCAGTTGCTGAACAGCCGTCCGTAATAATATCGACAAACGAAAATGTACCAAACATTACTTCAAATACACAACCAGACACGGAGTGCGACTTGCAGCTACCGGATGCTAATACAACACCTATTGCTCCAAATGAGGACGCGATCTCTTCAAACCAGGAAGAAATTAACTTACAAGAAGATGTGCAAATAATAGACAATAACATAACGGCCGCTCCAGTAGCTACCAATATGGAAATTGAAGCTGACCAACAGCAAAGCCTTGCAAACGCTGAGGCACAGCAAGAGGTTGAAGCAGATGATATATCGTTAGACGAGgttgttcaaaataataatgaGAATGAAGATGAAAGTAACGACGAAATACGTTTTGATCCCTCACCACTAATAGAACCACTTTTAGAGGACGACGAAATGGGCGAACAAGGCGTTGATGATGATGATCAGCCAATTGCTGATTATGAGGGTGAGGATAACTTAATGCTGGAGGACATATCGGATGATGCTTCAACTTCACCAGATGCTGTTTTTGATGGTtagtaaatttttctatttaattagtATGTGaggttttctaaattttgttttcatttcagaTGATCAAATGCGCGCTGCCTTTAGTGAAATGCTTGTGCAAAATAGACGCGGCGGGGAAAATTTCATGCAACGGTTGCGAAGCGCTTTCTTTACAATGGAACACAATAGAGAACGTCGACGCATTGAAACTGAAAACAACGAAGTGGAAATTGAAGAGCCCGAACCTGAAAATCCTGTAAGCTTTGACACGAGCTTACCAGCTGAACATTCATATTTAGGAGAGAATATGGATCGTGTGTCGGGTGTACATTATTTGGAAGTGGGACAACAATACAACTTAATGCTTTTCATGCATCAGCATATATTATTTCCCGGCGAAGTGCTGCCCTTTATGATCTCCGGTTCAATTATCGAGTCTGATATGAGCGCACAAAACGGTTTACTTTTTGGCGTTTGTTTTCCCACACTCTGCAACAGCGAAGATATGGATGATAACTTTTATGGCGTCACTTgtcaaatttatgaaaaaggaACAGATGAACGTGGCAACACACTAATCAAATCACGAGCTTTACAACGTTTTGTCACTAAAGGAAGTCAAATAACTGGGTAAGTCAGTGTAACACTTACTATTGTTGTTCTATTTCAtatagttaaattttatttgcagtCCCCTATCATTTATAGCTGCCCATCCACAATTCAAGGTGTACGGCAAAGTTAGAATACTTCCCGAAATTTATCTACGTGAACCACTACAATGCATTGATATGGGTTCACTAAATCGATTTCGTGATATAAACTCCATGCGCGAAACCTATAAACGTTATCAAGCAGCCACAACCGCTTGGCCAACACATATTTATGACTACTACAGCATTACGGCCATAGTGGAAAAAGCGCGTTCTCAATTGGCACAGCACAAGATTGACACAATGCCCACTGACCCAACACAGTTATCATTTTGGTTGGTGCGTAATCTGCATTTGTCTGATAGTCTAATGAAGACCATATTTTTGACCGATTCGGTTAATATACGCATGAAACTCATATCGGACACATTTACAGATGTAGGTTGCATTGActtagcattttttaaatttacctcaatttatatttttgttttactcgAATATAGGATTCGGTGTTTACCTGCCGTTATTGTGGTAATCGCATTGCAAATTGTCAACAACTCTTCGCAATGTCAAAGCATGGCGTGCAAACACAATACTGCAATTCGGGTATGAATGGAAAAAtggatttaaatataatatattttaatatatcttattttttaatctttattgtAGCTGGTTATATACATGAAACGAACACCGTCTATCAACTCTTACCGGATGCAATTACATATAGTGGTCAGCCATCCTCGAAATTCAGTTGGTTCCCTGGGTAAGTCAACTGAactgtatattattt comes from the Bactrocera neohumeralis isolate Rockhampton chromosome 2, APGP_CSIRO_Bneo_wtdbg2-racon-allhic-juicebox.fasta_v2, whole genome shotgun sequence genome and includes:
- the LOC126755713 gene encoding protein cereblon, with the protein product MDLQAATGTSNMEGAVGDQTTEITAININENAEAMPPSEGRNGGASLESTPKPHANSSVETDATETVNAVAEQPSVIISTNENVPNITSNTQPDTECDLQLPDANTTPIAPNEDAISSNQEEINLQEDVQIIDNNITAAPVATNMEIEADQQQSLANAEAQQEVEADDISLDEVVQNNNENEDESNDEIRFDPSPLIEPLLEDDEMGEQGVDDDDQPIADYEGEDNLMLEDISDDASTSPDAVFDDDQMRAAFSEMLVQNRRGGENFMQRLRSAFFTMEHNRERRRIETENNEVEIEEPEPENPVSFDTSLPAEHSYLGENMDRVSGVHYLEVGQQYNLMLFMHQHILFPGEVLPFMISGSIIESDMSAQNGLLFGVCFPTLCNSEDMDDNFYGVTCQIYEKGTDERGNTLIKSRALQRFVTKGSQITGPLSFIAAHPQFKVYGKVRILPEIYLREPLQCIDMGSLNRFRDINSMRETYKRYQAATTAWPTHIYDYYSITAIVEKARSQLAQHKIDTMPTDPTQLSFWLVRNLHLSDSLMKTIFLTDSVNIRMKLISDTFTDDSVFTCRYCGNRIANCQQLFAMSKHGVQTQYCNSAGYIHETNTVYQLLPDAITYSGQPSSKFSWFPGYEWHIIVCKICSRHIGWKFKALEPNLVPKSFFGISSSSVRISSPTPENTNTRAAVFQSLMRLVRREMQ